The Methanobacterium sp. genome includes the window GGATTTGAATATTCGCAGATGGATATGCCCTGATTGTGGTTGTGATCATGATAGGGATGTTAATGCTGCATGTAATATTCTAACCGTAGGAACTACGGGGATTGCCTTTGATAAAACCAACAATCAGTTGGTGGATTAGGAATCCATAACCTCTTCAGGTCATGGTAGTTCAAGGAATTGATTTGGAGTAAAGCTTGAAAATAAAAACAATTTTAATAAGTTATTTAGCTTCGCTCAATTTTAAAATTTCTTTTTTCAAGGCAGGAATCTCATTCTTTACTGTTTCCCAGATCAATTCTAAATCAACTTCTCCATGAATAAGCGTATCTCTAACATTTGTAATTGTTTCCCATGGAATTTCTGGATATTTGCTTTTGAAATGGTCTGACATACTTTCAACGGCTTTTCCAATGATTTTAATCCTTCGAATTACTGCATCCTGAATAAAATTTGTATTTAAGAATTCTTCTTTTGTTATATCTGCTGTATAATCTTCAATCAATGTAATTGACTGTAAAATATGGTCTATAAATATATCTGGATCATTCATTATATTACAACACAAAGCTATTTTTAAGTATTTTTACGTTTAGGACTTTATTTTTGTAATTAAGCTCTTCCCAAATCCTTATGCGCCCTTGCAAGGTGCCCCGCTGCAAGCGCACCCATAAGTGAAAGTTCTCCTGCAAGAACAGTTCCTGCAACTATTTCAGCGAATTTATGGACTTTTTTGTTTCCATAAGCATTCATTATTTCCAGGCATTCGCGTGCAGTTTCAATGCTTGTTCCACCACCAACAGTTGCTACAGGCATGTCAGGGA containing:
- a CDS encoding DUF86 domain-containing protein, coding for MNDPDIFIDHILQSITLIEDYTADITKEEFLNTNFIQDAVIRRIKIIGKAVESMSDHFKSKYPEIPWETITNVRDTLIHGEVDLELIWETVKNEIPALKKEILKLSEAK